A genome region from Mercenaria mercenaria strain notata chromosome 11, MADL_Memer_1, whole genome shotgun sequence includes the following:
- the LOC123531048 gene encoding interferon-inducible GTPase 1-like — MAYLQMASNRHLSEPEGLQDKVAEELSDVYKEEGATGLLTRVRENLNEWRNIPLNIAVTGDSGAGKSSYINALLGINLKGTGAAKVDVVETTKDNTPYQHPEHPNLILWDLPGIGTANFPQKTYVEKVNFKKFDFFLILSSDRFTENDMWLAEQVKLLDKSFYFIRTKIDADIRNDKRAHPRTHSADKVVAKIRQHTLQQLRHIFHNPLVFLINNFKKDEFDFQALAERLIEDAPNIKKEALVLSLTLLTGSIIREKEKYLNKRIYVVSVASAIAGAVPVPGVGSAVDIAILLEEAVFYRRQLRLDDASLQIDANSLKTPLDELKTKLQLKSTVIQFTAKGLLAFFAGLGISNVAENALKIAIPIIGSLLSAGLSYGTQVYCLKSLLKVMVKDARSKHRQISVMMAENISK, encoded by the coding sequence ATGGCCTATTTGCAGATGGCGTCTAATAGACACTTATCAGAACCCGAAGGTCTTCAAGATAAAGTAGCCGAAGAGCTTAGTGACGTTTACAAGGAAGAGGGTGCTACAGGCTTGCTAACCAGAGTAAGGGAGAACCTGAATGAATGGAGAAACATTCCTTTAAATATTGCTGTAACTGGTGATTCTGGAGCAGGCAAATCAAGTTACATAAACGCTTTGTTAGGCATCAATCTTAAAGGCACAGGGGCTGCAAAAGTTGATGTTGTAGAAACAACAAAAGACAATACACCCTATCAACATCCCGAACATCCCAATCTTATTTTATGGGATCTTCCAGGAATCGGTACAGCCAACTTCCCACAAAAAACATATGTAGAGAAAGTTAATTTCAAAAAGTtcgatttttttctgatattgtcaTCGGATAGGTTTACGGAAAACGATATGTGGTTAGCAGAACAAGTCAAATTGCTCgataaaagcttttattttattcGTACTAAAATTGATGCTGATATCAGAAACGACAAACGTGCTCACCCGAGAACGCATTCAGCGGATAAAGTTGTAGCTAAAATTCGACAGCACACATTGCAGCAGCTTCGGCACATATTTCACAACCCCTTAGTGTTTCTCATTAACAACTTCAAAAAAGACGAGTTTGACTTTCAAGCGTTAGCAGAACGTCTAATTGAAGATGCTCCGAATATCAAAAAAGAGGCCTTAGTTTTATCGCTTACCTTGCTCACTGGAAGTATTAttagagaaaaagaaaaatatcttaataaaagAATATATGTCGTATCGGTAGCGTCTGCTATAGCAGGAGCTGTGCCGGTTCCTGGAGTAGGATCCGCTGTTGATATCGCAATTCTTTTAGAAGAGGCAGTTTTCTATCGACGTCAACTACGTTTGGATGATGCTTCTCTTCAAATAGATGCAAACTCTTTAAAAACTCCATTAGATGAACTTAAAACAAAACTTCAACTGAAAAGTACTGTTATCCAGTTCACTGCAAAAGGACTTCTTGCGTTTTTTGCTGGACTTGGAATCTCGAACGTAGCGGAGAATGCATTGAAAATTGCAATTCCAATAATTGGAAGTCTGCTTTCCGCAGGCCTGTCATATGGGACCCAGGTTTATTGTTTGAAGAGTTTACTTAAAGTTATGGTTAAAGATGCCCGATCTAAACACAGGCAGATATCTGTCATGATGGCCGAAAATATTAGTAAATGA